In the genome of Flammeovirga agarivorans, one region contains:
- a CDS encoding LruC domain-containing protein, producing MRPLNLLSISIVLFLLIGCTNEKDKEINTDDPISEGSINDVTVPSGFDYKTTKTIYVKVSSSNFAGSNLITAYLSTPAGEKIKMFSGLSDENGVLNMELSVPTYIDELYISKQAAGLEFFETASIATEYVNVEFDVESELVPFEASQARKSNTCNDFIYVVNGNGEFFSINLDNDLAITDYPDLSGGSFAATYDRENNIIYYDVKGKLYSYVKETGTSTLIASLNTSSNNLNDGYPRMVINPSDGYLYIAAKEDFAIIDPSDGSVVKNARIQGISGSQNGGGDFDFSSDGTLYQVSSGGMFRMAFNSDSTIINATRISADNFPHYLTGVTIDRFDRLYASTNHSNSKLIQMDINDGSYVILRNMGRKMNDLSSFRCTEEDFAGQDADGDGVVDGFDLYPNDSTRAFESYTPGENGFGTYAFEDLYPAKGDYDFNDIIVHYRHTSVSNADNKIVEFKTKYIVKTVQSDLPSGFAFELPIHADSILSVTGSRVTAGAVTLDSKGLESGIAPEKPVVVAFDDHFALISRPGKISKSDEFEVVITFTEPIDPSSLPIGAFNPFIFINKDRTKEVHLANFPTTSKFNQSLQTDGVDDGNFKTAEGHPWAIHLPHKFHPPKEAIDITNAYSNFENFVESSGSANSNWYTDDTGNRVESKMHLDNEE from the coding sequence ATGCGACCACTCAACCTATTATCAATTAGCATTGTTCTGTTTCTTTTAATTGGTTGTACCAATGAGAAAGATAAAGAGATCAACACAGACGACCCTATTTCAGAAGGTAGCATTAATGATGTGACTGTCCCTTCTGGTTTCGATTACAAAACCACAAAAACAATTTATGTAAAAGTATCCTCATCTAATTTCGCAGGATCAAACCTAATTACAGCTTATTTATCAACTCCAGCAGGAGAGAAAATCAAAATGTTTTCAGGACTCAGTGATGAAAACGGAGTGCTAAACATGGAATTGTCGGTACCAACCTATATCGACGAACTGTACATTTCAAAGCAAGCAGCAGGATTGGAGTTTTTCGAAACTGCTTCTATCGCTACTGAATATGTAAATGTAGAATTTGATGTGGAATCAGAATTAGTACCATTTGAAGCATCACAAGCAAGAAAATCTAATACTTGTAATGACTTTATTTATGTAGTAAATGGTAATGGAGAATTCTTTTCTATCAATTTGGACAACGATTTAGCAATAACTGATTACCCGGATTTGTCGGGGGGAAGTTTTGCAGCTACGTATGACAGAGAGAACAATATCATTTATTATGATGTTAAAGGAAAACTCTACAGCTATGTAAAGGAAACAGGTACATCTACCTTGATTGCATCACTGAACACTTCAAGTAATAATCTAAATGATGGTTATCCAAGAATGGTAATCAATCCAAGTGATGGTTATTTATATATCGCAGCGAAAGAAGACTTCGCAATTATTGATCCTTCAGATGGTAGTGTTGTTAAAAATGCTAGAATTCAAGGTATCTCAGGTTCTCAAAATGGAGGAGGTGACTTTGACTTTTCCTCTGATGGTACATTATATCAAGTGTCTAGTGGAGGTATGTTCCGAATGGCATTTAATAGTGACTCAACAATTATCAACGCTACGCGTATTAGTGCTGATAATTTCCCTCACTATCTAACAGGTGTTACAATTGACAGGTTTGATCGTCTGTATGCGTCAACAAACCATTCAAATAGTAAATTGATCCAAATGGATATTAATGATGGATCTTATGTGATCCTTAGGAATATGGGAAGAAAAATGAACGATTTAAGTTCATTTAGATGTACTGAAGAAGACTTTGCAGGCCAAGATGCAGATGGAGATGGAGTTGTAGATGGTTTCGATTTATATCCTAATGATTCTACAAGAGCATTTGAATCTTATACTCCAGGTGAAAATGGCTTTGGTACTTATGCATTTGAGGATTTATACCCTGCTAAAGGTGACTACGATTTTAACGATATTATAGTACATTACAGACATACGAGTGTGAGTAATGCTGATAATAAAATTGTAGAGTTCAAGACAAAGTATATTGTAAAAACAGTACAGTCTGATTTGCCATCAGGTTTTGCCTTCGAATTACCGATACATGCAGATTCTATTTTAAGTGTAACAGGATCTAGAGTTACAGCAGGTGCCGTAACCTTGGATTCAAAAGGATTAGAAAGTGGTATTGCTCCTGAAAAACCAGTAGTGGTAGCTTTCGATGATCACTTTGCATTGATAAGTAGACCTGGTAAGATCAGTAAGAGTGATGAATTCGAAGTAGTGATCACCTTTACAGAACCTATTGATCCGTCATCATTACCGATTGGTGCATTTAATCCATTTATTTTCATCAATAAAGATAGAACGAAAGAAGTCCATTTAGCTAATTTCCCTACTACATCGAAATTCAATCAATCATTACAAACAGATGGCGTTGATGATGGTAATTTCAAAACAGCAGAAGGGCACCCATGGGCGATTCACTTACCGCACAAATTCCATCCACCGAAAGAAGCTATTGA